A single window of Rhodococcus jostii RHA1 DNA harbors:
- a CDS encoding MBL fold metallo-hydrolase produces MEAVGGHALSRRRALALLGSAATAVAATSCASHTSDAQPSGATPPDAYELSGDVDGYATTLILLGTAAGPIAVPGRSGTSSVLVVGDRPYLIDAGPWSSRKLIQAGIAADSLGGVFVTHLHSDHIADLVNVFWLPGGTPSYTFRDAGSARPGLSLAGVPVRHGGRCGHVLRRHREVAERGSTRPRIRHPRPRGDRRRLLRADFGSRTGRAHDSGAHHRAGRRARRHGRGCPPGGALPHRAGRPPAGHRRPVGTRREVHVRRHRDSRARSRPDRRRATTVVPLLARRILRAAAVPRRLDVTTP; encoded by the coding sequence ATGGAAGCCGTCGGCGGACACGCTCTGTCGAGGCGGCGGGCGCTGGCCCTGCTGGGGTCCGCCGCCACTGCCGTCGCCGCGACGAGCTGCGCGTCCCACACCTCGGACGCGCAGCCGAGTGGCGCGACGCCACCGGATGCCTACGAGTTGTCCGGTGACGTCGACGGTTACGCGACGACGCTGATTCTGCTCGGCACGGCAGCCGGTCCCATCGCCGTGCCGGGGCGGAGCGGCACGTCCAGTGTGCTCGTCGTCGGCGACAGACCGTATCTGATCGACGCGGGTCCCTGGTCGAGCCGAAAGCTGATCCAGGCTGGTATCGCCGCGGATTCGCTCGGTGGCGTCTTCGTCACGCACCTGCACAGCGATCACATCGCCGACCTGGTCAACGTCTTCTGGCTGCCCGGCGGGACACCGTCCTACACGTTCCGCGACGCTGGTTCCGCACGGCCCGGTCTATCCCTCGCTGGCGTACCGGTTCGACACGGAGGACGGTGCGGTCACGTTCTCAGGCGACACCGCGAAGTCGCCGAACGTGGTTCGACTCGCCCGAGGATCCGACATCCTCGTCCACGAGGTGATCGACGTCGACTTCTACGCGCAGACTTCGGGTCCCGCACTGGTCGAGCACATGATTCAGGCGCACACCACCGCGCAGGACGTCGGGCGCGTCGCCACGGACGCGGATGTCCGCCAGGTGGTGCTCTCCCACATCGGGCCGGGCGACCCCCGGCAGGTCACCGACGACCAGTGGGAACGAGGCGTGAAGTCCACGTTCGCCGGCACCGTGACAGTCGGGCACGATCTCGTCCGGATCGGCGTCGGGCAACGACGGTAGTGCCATTGCTGGCTCGCAGGATCTTGCGCGCCGCCGCTGTCCCGAGAAGGCTGGATGTCACGACACCGTGA